The following proteins come from a genomic window of Acinetobacter sp. TR3:
- a CDS encoding type II toxin-antitoxin system Phd/YefM family antitoxin, which translates to MQVITAKDAKSRFGELLDTMQREPVLVTKNKRPVGVFLSLKDVKGTHLESLFDVQDDDYEDWEKEKIVEALSTLKSHPSETIAMKTVHATAMQKARELVASRSR; encoded by the coding sequence ATGCAAGTTATTACAGCAAAAGATGCAAAATCACGCTTTGGTGAATTACTCGATACCATGCAACGAGAGCCAGTTTTAGTCACTAAGAATAAACGTCCTGTTGGTGTTTTCTTATCATTAAAAGATGTGAAAGGTACTCACTTAGAAAGCCTTTTCGATGTTCAAGATGATGATTATGAAGATTGGGAAAAGGAAAAAATTGTAGAAGCTCTAAGTACTTTGAAATCTCATCCATCAGAAACCATCGCGATGAAAACGGTACATGCTACAGCGATGCAAAAAGCACGAGAATTAGTAGCGAGCCGTAGCAGATGA
- a CDS encoding type II toxin-antitoxin system RelE/ParE family toxin, with protein MSYDVSYLPQAEQDLIEILAYGIENWGEKLAESMYLKITEQLETLYFSPNRSKKKGSLGTREMLISDSPYRAIIQIDEEAKRVFILRILHTSRNI; from the coding sequence ATGAGTTATGACGTTTCTTATTTGCCACAAGCAGAACAAGATTTAATTGAAATTTTGGCGTATGGAATCGAAAATTGGGGCGAAAAACTAGCTGAAAGCATGTATCTAAAAATTACTGAACAGCTAGAAACACTCTATTTCTCGCCAAATCGTAGCAAAAAAAAGGGGAGTTTAGGAACAAGAGAAATGCTTATTTCTGATAGCCCATACCGTGCAATTATTCAAATTGATGAAGAAGCCAAGCGGGTTTTTATTCTAAGAATCCTACATACTTCGAGAAATATATAA
- a CDS encoding replication initiation protein: MNNAQLSDFFENLAHKPYCADELLYGLQIRPKKMAINMQYIQGNQPCMLHYFFFDIDRSDAVMAWHDENLPMPYWTAQTQKNGHAHICYKLEIPLCTSEFGSQKAIAYASKVQAGLAKKLGADVGYSHLITKNPFHKDWRVTFWTEQAYTLDYLADFVDLPKKLSKKQEVLGLGRNCAMFDTVRKWAYKAIRAHRGGIYNTWLDEVIKHCLSANEAFLEPLPYSEVKATAKSIATYCWKKDAYCYQEFIDRQSRKGALGGKKSKSGGRPSLGEPWKELGISRATYFRRKESL; the protein is encoded by the coding sequence GTGAATAACGCTCAATTAAGCGATTTTTTTGAAAATCTTGCTCATAAACCATACTGTGCAGATGAGTTACTGTATGGCTTACAAATAAGACCGAAAAAAATGGCAATTAACATGCAATACATACAGGGCAATCAGCCTTGTATGCTTCATTACTTCTTTTTTGATATAGATCGTTCAGATGCAGTCATGGCATGGCATGACGAAAATTTGCCAATGCCATATTGGACAGCACAAACACAAAAAAATGGTCATGCTCATATCTGCTATAAATTAGAAATTCCACTATGTACCAGTGAGTTTGGCAGTCAAAAAGCAATAGCCTACGCATCAAAGGTACAGGCAGGATTAGCCAAAAAACTAGGTGCAGACGTTGGTTACAGTCATCTCATTACGAAGAATCCATTCCATAAAGATTGGCGTGTTACCTTTTGGACTGAACAAGCCTATACGCTGGATTATTTAGCTGATTTTGTAGATTTACCGAAGAAATTAAGCAAAAAACAGGAAGTTTTAGGACTTGGGCGTAACTGTGCAATGTTTGATACAGTGCGTAAATGGGCATATAAAGCGATTAGAGCGCATAGAGGTGGAATCTATAACACTTGGTTAGATGAAGTAATAAAACACTGTTTAAGCGCAAATGAAGCGTTTTTAGAACCATTACCATACTCAGAAGTCAAAGCTACAGCCAAGAGCATAGCAACCTACTGTTGGAAGAAAGATGCTTATTGCTATCAAGAGTTTATTGATAGACAAAGTAGGAAAGGTGCATTGGGAGGTAAGAAGTCTAAATCAGGTGGTAGACCATCTTTAGGTGAACCGTGGAAAGAATTAGGCATTAGTAGAGCAACCTACTTTAGAAGAAAAGAGAGTTTATAA